The Mesorhizobium sp. B1-1-8 genome contains a region encoding:
- a CDS encoding phytoene/squalene synthase family protein: MAGTPNIVVDAVRAADHDRYLSALYAPADKRDAMLALYAFNAEIAGARDRIREPLPGEVRLQWWRDVIMAGGQADTGHPVADALRATISAHRLPKTAFENMLEARIFDLYDDPMPSRTDLEGYCGETAAALIQLVAMVLDPVEAPRSAELAGRAGCAQAITGLLLLLPLHRRRGQCYVPADILAAAGSSPEEFVKGDGGPGAERAVAAMIALAREHLNAFEKGTPALPVSLRPAFLPLALTRAYLDKMETAGRSPLGRTATLSTLRRHWLLLRHAMRGWAPFLT; this comes from the coding sequence ATGGCCGGCACACCGAACATCGTCGTGGACGCGGTGCGCGCCGCCGACCATGACCGCTATCTCAGCGCGCTCTATGCGCCGGCCGATAAGCGCGATGCGATGCTTGCCCTTTATGCCTTCAATGCAGAGATCGCCGGCGCGCGCGACCGCATCCGTGAGCCGTTGCCGGGCGAAGTCAGGCTGCAATGGTGGCGCGATGTGATCATGGCCGGGGGCCAGGCTGATACCGGCCATCCTGTCGCCGATGCGCTGAGGGCGACGATTTCCGCCCATCGGCTACCGAAGACGGCTTTCGAGAACATGCTCGAGGCGCGCATCTTCGACCTCTATGACGACCCGATGCCGTCGCGCACCGATCTCGAAGGGTATTGCGGCGAAACCGCCGCGGCGCTCATCCAGCTTGTGGCGATGGTGCTCGATCCGGTCGAGGCCCCGCGCTCTGCCGAGCTGGCGGGCAGGGCAGGCTGCGCGCAAGCCATCACCGGTCTTTTGCTACTCTTGCCGCTGCATCGCAGGCGCGGACAATGCTACGTGCCGGCCGACATACTTGCGGCAGCCGGTTCCTCGCCGGAGGAATTCGTGAAAGGCGACGGCGGCCCCGGCGCGGAACGCGCCGTGGCGGCGATGATTGCGCTGGCCCGGGAGCATCTCAACGCTTTCGAGAAGGGCACGCCGGCGCTCCCGGTGTCGCTGCGCCCAGCCTTCCTGCCACTCGCGCTGACACGCGCCTATCTCGACAAGATGGAGACAGCAGGCCGGTCACCCCTTGGCCGTACTGCGACGCTCTCCACCTTGCGCCGGCACTGGCTGTTGTTGCGTCATGCGATGCGCGGCTGGGCTCCCTTTTTGACGTAA
- a CDS encoding sterol desaturase family protein: MDDYNFPQVTQLAIPFFVAAILIELWLVRTGRAKGSFETRDTLTSLMMGTGNVVAGLLLGVVSYWALLWLWQYRFFNLGLSIWVFLAAFLLDDLRYYVYHRIAHRVRWVWAEHVNHHSSQHYNLSTALRQSWTGLFTFMFVLQAPLVLLGFHPAVIAFTFGFNLVWQFWIHTEAIGKMWGWFEFIFNTPSHHRVHHATNPRYLDANYAGTLIIWDRMFGTFVEELEEDRPRYGIVKNIGTFNPLKVAFHEWIGMFKDALMPGLTPSDRLNYLIKPPGWSHDGSRDTSETLKAAYVRRNPSEAGKPGLPPAAAEPAE; the protein is encoded by the coding sequence ATGGATGACTATAATTTTCCGCAGGTCACCCAGCTTGCCATCCCGTTCTTCGTCGCCGCGATCCTGATCGAGCTCTGGCTGGTGCGTACCGGCCGCGCCAAGGGATCGTTCGAGACACGCGACACGCTGACCAGCCTGATGATGGGGACGGGCAACGTCGTGGCCGGCCTGCTGCTCGGCGTGGTGTCCTATTGGGCGTTGCTGTGGCTATGGCAATACCGTTTCTTCAACCTCGGCCTGTCGATCTGGGTGTTCCTCGCCGCCTTCCTGCTCGATGATTTGCGCTACTATGTCTATCATCGTATCGCGCACCGGGTGCGCTGGGTGTGGGCCGAGCACGTCAACCACCATTCCAGCCAGCACTACAACCTCTCGACGGCGCTGAGGCAAAGCTGGACCGGCCTCTTCACCTTCATGTTCGTGCTGCAGGCGCCGCTGGTGCTGCTCGGCTTCCATCCGGCGGTGATTGCCTTCACCTTCGGCTTCAACCTGGTCTGGCAGTTCTGGATCCACACCGAGGCGATCGGCAAGATGTGGGGCTGGTTCGAATTCATCTTCAACACGCCCTCGCACCACCGCGTCCACCACGCCACCAATCCGCGCTATCTCGACGCCAACTATGCCGGCACGCTGATCATCTGGGATCGCATGTTCGGCACCTTCGTCGAGGAACTGGAGGAAGACCGGCCGCGCTACGGCATCGTCAAGAACATCGGCACCTTCAACCCGCTGAAGGTGGCCTTCCACGAATGGATCGGCATGTTCAAGGATGCGCTAATGCCAGGGCTGACGCCGAGCGACCGCCTCAACTATCTGATCAAGCCGCCCGGCTGGAGCCATGACGGGTCGCGCGACACGTCGGAAACGCTGAAGGCGGCCTATGTGCGGAGGAATCCGTCAGAGGCGGGAAAGCCGGGATTGCCGCCAGCGGCTGCCGAACCGGCGGAGTAG
- a CDS encoding T6SS immunity protein Tdi1 domain-containing protein — MADVIWQDIAFQFEPDVALATAKAWSWLLPEPWTPLVCSMVGGMFVEQPNNEVHWLDTGTGLVQRIAHNRARFEDMIRVSPDVVDEWFLPPLVERLHAAGKKPKAGECYGFTILPVFAEGKFDVDNMFVTPVSEQFVGIANVHRQLNELPDNSRVRIKVVD, encoded by the coding sequence GTGGCTGACGTCATTTGGCAGGACATCGCTTTCCAATTTGAGCCCGATGTAGCGCTGGCGACAGCGAAAGCGTGGTCGTGGCTTTTGCCTGAGCCTTGGACCCCACTGGTCTGCTCAATGGTCGGGGGCATGTTTGTCGAGCAACCGAACAACGAGGTTCATTGGCTAGACACCGGAACGGGCTTGGTCCAGCGGATCGCTCACAACCGGGCACGTTTTGAGGATATGATCCGGGTCTCTCCCGATGTCGTTGACGAGTGGTTCCTTCCGCCGCTTGTCGAACGCCTTCACGCCGCGGGCAAGAAGCCCAAGGCGGGAGAATGCTACGGCTTCACCATCTTGCCTGTCTTCGCTGAGGGAAAATTCGACGTAGACAACATGTTCGTGACTCCGGTCAGCGAGCAATTCGTCGGCATCGCGAACGTTCACCGTCAGTTGAACGAATTGCCGGACAATTCGAGGGTGCGGATCAAGGTCGTCGACTAG
- the secDF gene encoding protein translocase subunit SecDF, with the protein MLYFSRLKMILIWLAVAVTVILAAPNLFPASMLAQLPSWVPKRQMTLGLDLQGGSHILLQMDQNDLIKDQLQTTRDEIRTLLRDAKVNYTGLSGSGRVVQVRINDLSQVDAAKAALKPITNPVNASLFTGGSVQSMALDDSEPGLLKFTVTDAGIKYRTSTALSQAIEVVERRVNALGTTEPIVQRQGDDRILVQVPGLQNPQRLKDIIGQTAKLTFQMVDTSMPVQDAMKGRPPAGDAVLYSQDDPPVPYLVENRVIVSGEDLSAATPTYNSQTNEPVVSFTFNSRGATRFGQATSQNVGKPFAIILDNQVISAPVIREPILGGSGQISGNFTAESANDLAVLLRAGALPAKLTIIEERTVGPGLGQDSIHAGKVAGVIGSILVVAFMFVAYGFFGFLANVALAVHVAMIVGLLSLLGATLTLPGIAGIVLTIGMAVDSNVLIYERIREERRNGRSVIQAIDTGFSKALATIVDSNVTSLIATVVLFWLGTGPVKGFAITYAIGILTTVFTAFTFTRMLVSIWLRRARPKELPRAPVTFIPPGTKIPFMGIRRWTFALSSTLSILSVVGFLTLGINYGIDFKGGSLIEVQSKQGDANLGDIRSRLSELNIGEIQVQQFGAPNDVLIRVGTQDAGENAEQTVIDKVRGELQDQYDFRRVEVVGPTVSGELAKQGTIAMLIALVGILLYVWFRFEWQFAVGAIVATVHDVVMTIGFFVLSGLEFNQSSLAAILTIIGYSLNDTIVVYDRVREDLRKYKKMPLPQLLNNAINETLSRTTLTSVTTTLALLALVLFGGEVIRSFTMAMLFGVVFGTYSSIFIAAPLLILFKLRPQAATADEEKKPVNGKAVAT; encoded by the coding sequence ATGCTCTATTTTTCGCGCCTGAAGATGATCCTGATCTGGCTGGCCGTGGCCGTCACAGTGATCCTCGCCGCGCCCAACCTCTTCCCGGCAAGCATGCTGGCGCAATTGCCGAGCTGGGTGCCGAAGCGGCAGATGACGCTTGGCCTCGACCTGCAGGGCGGCTCGCACATCCTGCTGCAGATGGATCAGAACGATCTGATCAAGGACCAGCTGCAAACGACGCGCGACGAAATCAGGACGCTGCTTCGCGATGCCAAGGTCAACTACACCGGACTTTCGGGGTCCGGGCGTGTTGTGCAAGTGCGCATCAATGATCTGTCCCAGGTCGATGCGGCAAAGGCAGCGCTGAAGCCGATAACGAATCCGGTGAATGCCAGCCTGTTTACCGGCGGCTCGGTTCAGTCGATGGCGTTGGATGATTCCGAGCCCGGGCTTCTCAAGTTCACCGTTACCGACGCTGGCATCAAATACCGGACGTCGACGGCGCTGTCGCAGGCAATCGAGGTCGTCGAGCGACGCGTCAATGCGCTTGGCACCACCGAGCCGATCGTGCAGAGGCAAGGTGACGACCGCATTCTCGTACAGGTGCCCGGTCTTCAGAACCCGCAGCGACTTAAGGATATTATCGGCCAGACCGCCAAGCTGACGTTCCAGATGGTCGATACCTCGATGCCGGTCCAGGATGCAATGAAGGGCCGCCCGCCGGCAGGCGATGCAGTCCTCTATTCGCAGGACGATCCGCCGGTCCCTTATCTGGTCGAGAACCGGGTCATCGTCTCGGGCGAGGACCTCTCGGCGGCGACGCCGACGTATAATTCGCAGACCAACGAGCCGGTGGTTTCATTTACCTTTAATTCCCGGGGCGCGACCCGCTTCGGCCAGGCGACATCGCAGAATGTCGGCAAGCCGTTTGCAATCATTCTCGACAATCAGGTGATTTCGGCGCCTGTCATCCGGGAGCCGATCCTGGGCGGGAGCGGGCAAATTTCCGGCAATTTCACCGCTGAGAGCGCCAACGATCTGGCCGTGCTGCTGCGTGCCGGCGCCCTGCCGGCAAAGTTGACGATCATCGAGGAGCGCACGGTTGGTCCGGGCCTCGGCCAGGACTCAATCCATGCCGGCAAGGTGGCGGGCGTGATCGGCTCGATACTCGTCGTCGCCTTCATGTTCGTCGCCTATGGCTTCTTCGGCTTTCTCGCTAATGTCGCGCTGGCGGTCCACGTCGCTATGATCGTGGGGCTGCTCTCGCTGCTCGGCGCCACGCTGACCTTGCCGGGTATCGCCGGTATCGTGCTGACCATCGGCATGGCGGTGGACTCCAACGTGCTCATCTATGAGCGTATCCGCGAGGAGCGACGAAACGGCCGCTCGGTGATCCAGGCGATCGACACCGGCTTCTCCAAGGCGCTGGCGACCATCGTCGATTCCAACGTCACCTCGCTGATCGCGACGGTGGTGCTGTTCTGGCTGGGCACCGGCCCGGTCAAGGGCTTTGCCATCACCTACGCCATCGGCATCCTGACCACGGTCTTCACCGCCTTCACCTTCACCCGCATGCTGGTGTCGATCTGGCTGCGCCGTGCGCGTCCGAAGGAATTGCCGCGCGCGCCGGTCACCTTCATTCCGCCGGGAACGAAGATCCCGTTCATGGGCATCCGCCGCTGGACATTCGCGCTGTCCAGCACATTGTCGATCCTGTCGGTCGTCGGGTTCCTGACGCTTGGCATCAACTACGGCATCGACTTCAAGGGCGGTTCGCTGATCGAGGTGCAGTCCAAGCAAGGCGACGCCAATCTCGGCGACATACGCAGCAGGCTCTCGGAGCTCAACATCGGCGAGATTCAGGTGCAGCAGTTCGGCGCGCCGAACGACGTGCTGATCCGCGTCGGCACGCAGGACGCCGGCGAGAACGCTGAGCAGACCGTCATCGATAAGGTGCGCGGCGAACTGCAGGACCAGTACGACTTCCGCCGTGTCGAGGTGGTGGGGCCGACCGTTTCCGGCGAACTCGCCAAGCAAGGCACGATCGCCATGCTGATCGCGCTGGTCGGCATCCTGCTCTATGTCTGGTTCCGCTTCGAATGGCAGTTCGCGGTCGGTGCCATCGTCGCCACGGTCCACGATGTGGTGATGACGATCGGCTTCTTCGTTCTATCGGGACTGGAGTTCAACCAGTCTTCGCTGGCGGCGATCCTGACCATCATCGGCTATTCGTTGAACGACACCATCGTCGTCTATGACCGTGTCCGCGAGGATCTTCGAAAATACAAGAAGATGCCGCTGCCGCAGCTTCTCAACAACGCCATCAATGAGACGCTGTCGAGAACAACGCTGACCTCGGTGACCACTACTTTAGCGCTGCTGGCGCTGGTGCTGTTCGGAGGCGAGGTGATCCGCTCCTTCACCATGGCGATGCTTTTCGGCGTGGTGTTCGGCACCTATTCGTCGATTTTCATCGCCGCGCCGCTGCTGATCCTGTTCAAGCTCAGGCCGCAGGCCGCGACCGCCGACGAGGAGAAGAAGCCGGTGAACGGCAAGGCCGTGGCGACCTGA
- a CDS encoding protein-L-isoaspartate(D-aspartate) O-methyltransferase, translated as MNMAVDDREGFAAFLLRLRGRGMAPKALIAAFEATPRRGFLSAQFHSIAWSDGMLPIECGEAIEGADLQAAVIAALAIEPGNRVLEIGTGSGYTAAVMSRLAARVVTIDRYKTLTEQARQRFEALGIGNALARQADGSNGLPTEGPFDRIVAWASFDSLPRFLLDQLSSGGIVIAPIGPEEGEQVLAKLTKVGSRFEREDIGMVRLQPILRSLAAVI; from the coding sequence ATGAACATGGCTGTCGACGACCGCGAAGGTTTTGCCGCTTTCCTGCTTCGGCTGCGTGGCCGGGGCATGGCGCCCAAGGCCCTGATTGCCGCCTTCGAGGCGACGCCGCGGCGCGGTTTCCTCTCCGCGCAGTTCCATTCGATCGCCTGGTCGGACGGCATGCTGCCGATCGAATGCGGTGAGGCGATTGAGGGCGCGGATCTGCAGGCGGCGGTGATCGCGGCGCTCGCAATCGAGCCGGGCAACCGCGTGCTCGAGATCGGCACCGGGTCGGGGTATACGGCTGCGGTGATGTCGCGGCTTGCCGCGCGCGTCGTCACCATCGATCGCTACAAGACCTTGACCGAACAGGCCAGGCAGCGCTTCGAGGCGCTCGGCATCGGCAACGCCTTAGCGCGCCAGGCGGATGGCTCCAACGGCCTGCCGACCGAGGGGCCTTTCGACCGCATCGTCGCCTGGGCGTCCTTCGACAGCCTGCCGCGCTTCCTGCTCGACCAGTTGTCGAGCGGCGGCATCGTCATCGCGCCGATCGGGCCGGAGGAGGGCGAGCAGGTGCTGGCCAAGCTGACCAAGGTCGGCAGCCGTTTCGAGCGTGAGGACATCGGCATGGTCAGGCTGCAGCCGATCCTGCGCAGCCTCGCTGCCGTCATTTAG
- a CDS encoding Mth938-like domain-containing protein: MAKGIVIREAHFPGRAPIEAYGNGGFRFADMSHRGSLLCLPSGIHGWEPADPLALKASDFDKLFAEADKVEILLVGTGKDLRPLPAALRAALKEAGISADPMSTGAAVRTYNVLLAENRAAAAALIVVD; encoded by the coding sequence ATGGCCAAAGGCATTGTCATCCGCGAAGCGCATTTCCCCGGCCGTGCGCCAATCGAAGCCTATGGCAATGGCGGCTTCCGCTTTGCCGACATGTCGCACCGCGGCTCGCTGTTGTGCCTGCCGTCCGGCATTCACGGATGGGAGCCGGCCGATCCGCTGGCGCTGAAGGCATCCGACTTCGACAAGCTTTTCGCCGAGGCCGACAAGGTCGAGATCCTGCTGGTCGGCACCGGCAAGGATCTGCGGCCGCTGCCGGCTGCCTTGCGCGCGGCACTCAAGGAGGCGGGCATCTCGGCCGACCCGATGTCGACCGGCGCGGCGGTGCGCACTTATAACGTGCTTTTGGCCGAAAACCGCGCTGCGGCCGCGGCGCTGATCGTCGTCGACTGA
- a CDS encoding LysM peptidoglycan-binding domain-containing M23 family metallopeptidase, whose product MQFNVLKANGRILARGCALILIAGAAAGCSSQAMRFNGVDDVFTSSTNNQRAIINKQNADQPYPGDTSVAPAPVDGSHTQSVSRSSLEPVSVQQLPPPSQAAASPARPMRTAAAPAPAPAPAAPHLDKTATGTVTPATKPFKTAEPDATRAANATPHATEIVVREGETLSGLAQHYHVPADAIAKVNGIDPKKGIRSGQKIVIPAYAYSSKAEPKVADAKPANAPKKPASGQDKVAVLPQQPKVKDGKSAAQIDASAAASGSKNARPAPQVAAAKPAGAGGSYTVQQGDSLSSIARKTGVSVTALKQANGMENGLLKIGQTLKVPAGGTVVASAKPAVDPVTTATTPPPAKATPSETLASYTPPKKDAKVIQQAEDEDAVAPDATGIGKMRWPVRGRVISSFGAGKDGVDIAVPEGTPVKAAENGVVIYAGDGLKEFGNTVLVRHENGLVTVYGHASSIEVQRGQKVKRGQEIALSGMSGTTDSPKLHFEVRKNSAPVDPTGYLE is encoded by the coding sequence ATGCAATTCAATGTTTTGAAGGCAAACGGACGCATTCTGGCGCGTGGCTGCGCCCTCATCCTGATCGCCGGCGCCGCAGCCGGGTGCAGCTCGCAGGCGATGCGCTTCAATGGTGTCGATGACGTCTTCACCTCATCCACCAACAACCAGCGCGCCATCATCAACAAGCAGAATGCCGACCAGCCCTATCCGGGCGACACATCGGTCGCGCCGGCGCCGGTCGACGGCAGCCACACCCAATCGGTGAGCCGCTCCAGCCTGGAGCCGGTTTCGGTCCAGCAATTGCCGCCGCCGTCGCAGGCGGCCGCTTCACCCGCCAGGCCGATGCGCACCGCCGCGGCTCCGGCGCCCGCGCCGGCTCCTGCCGCGCCGCACCTGGACAAGACGGCGACCGGTACGGTCACGCCGGCGACGAAGCCGTTCAAGACCGCCGAGCCTGATGCAACGCGCGCCGCAAATGCGACGCCGCATGCCACAGAGATCGTGGTCCGCGAGGGCGAGACGCTGTCGGGCCTGGCGCAGCACTATCATGTGCCCGCCGACGCCATCGCCAAGGTCAACGGGATCGACCCGAAGAAGGGCATCCGGAGCGGTCAGAAGATCGTCATCCCGGCCTATGCTTATTCGAGTAAGGCGGAGCCGAAAGTGGCCGACGCCAAGCCCGCCAATGCTCCAAAGAAGCCCGCCAGCGGGCAGGACAAAGTCGCCGTTTTGCCGCAGCAGCCGAAGGTCAAGGACGGCAAGTCCGCCGCGCAGATCGATGCGTCGGCAGCGGCAAGCGGCTCGAAGAACGCCAGGCCCGCGCCGCAAGTGGCCGCCGCCAAGCCGGCAGGCGCCGGCGGCAGCTATACCGTTCAGCAGGGCGACAGCCTGTCCTCGATCGCCAGGAAGACGGGTGTCAGCGTCACCGCGCTGAAGCAGGCCAACGGCATGGAAAACGGCCTCTTGAAGATCGGCCAGACGCTGAAGGTTCCGGCCGGCGGCACCGTTGTGGCCTCCGCCAAGCCTGCGGTCGATCCGGTGACGACGGCGACGACGCCGCCGCCGGCAAAGGCCACGCCGTCGGAGACGCTCGCCTCCTACACGCCGCCGAAGAAGGACGCCAAGGTCATTCAGCAAGCCGAGGATGAAGACGCGGTGGCGCCGGATGCAACCGGCATCGGCAAGATGCGCTGGCCGGTGCGCGGCCGCGTCATCTCCAGCTTCGGCGCCGGCAAGGACGGCGTCGACATCGCGGTGCCGGAGGGGACGCCGGTCAAGGCGGCCGAGAACGGCGTCGTCATCTATGCCGGCGACGGCCTCAAGGAATTCGGCAACACCGTGCTGGTGCGCCACGAGAACGGTCTGGTCACCGTCTACGGCCATGCCAGTTCGATCGAGGTGCAGCGCGGCCAGAAGGTCAAGCGCGGCCAGGAGATCGCGCTGTCCGGCATGAGCGGCACCACCGACTCGCCGAAGCTGCACTTCGAGGTGCGCAAGAACTCGGCCCCGGTCGATCCGACCGGCTATCTCGAATAG
- the yajC gene encoding preprotein translocase subunit YajC, whose amino-acid sequence MFVTPAYAQGVGVSPDIYLQILPFVLIFVIMYFLIIRPQRTQLKKRQEMLSAVRRGDTVVTGGGFVGKVTKVIDDNELEIDLGGGTKVTALRSTISDVRVKGEPVANQNAKK is encoded by the coding sequence ATGTTCGTCACACCGGCATACGCCCAAGGCGTCGGCGTCTCGCCCGACATCTACCTTCAGATTTTGCCGTTTGTCCTGATTTTCGTGATCATGTATTTTCTGATCATCCGGCCGCAGCGCACGCAGCTGAAGAAGCGCCAGGAAATGCTGTCGGCGGTGCGCCGCGGCGACACGGTGGTGACCGGTGGCGGTTTCGTCGGCAAGGTGACCAAGGTGATCGACGACAACGAGCTGGAGATCGACCTTGGCGGCGGAACCAAGGTGACGGCATTGCGCTCAACGATCTCGGATGTGCGGGTCAAGGGCGAGCCGGTGGCGAACCAGAACGCCAAGAAGTAA
- a CDS encoding SecDF P1 head subdomain-containing protein, whose product MRFSRLTKILIGLAVAVVIIFGLLIGARSIKPDGPFDDLLAWVPKRQTRFERQGGSQFLLEVDKNDLIESRLETVLEDVRSLLRNAKIGYRGLFVSDREFRVHISDPAEIDAAKTALKIFTDPIAGDNPIREFVLDEPEPGLLRLTLTGEGMKLRNSMAMVPSMETVRLRASESDSEPIVQQQGDDRILLQVPGLRDPQRLKEILGRSGRLTFQMIDTSWPIEDALKNRPPRGSSVLFSQDEPPVPYLVEDRVIVSGDNIVDARATYNAAMDAPVVSFRFDAKGTARFGEATSQNVGKPFAMILDNQVLSAPIIREPILGGSGQISGNFTKESADDLALILRSGPMAASLKIVEVRTIAPGGVQN is encoded by the coding sequence ATGCGATTTTCGCGCCTCACGAAGATCCTGATCGGGCTGGCCGTCGCCGTTGTGATTATCTTCGGCCTGCTCATTGGCGCGCGCTCCATAAAGCCCGATGGGCCCTTCGACGACCTTCTTGCTTGGGTGCCGAAGCGGCAGACGCGTTTCGAACGGCAGGGCGGTTCGCAGTTTCTGCTTGAAGTGGACAAGAACGATCTGATCGAGTCACGTCTCGAGACGGTTCTCGAGGACGTCCGCTCGCTGCTGAGGAATGCCAAGATAGGCTATCGCGGCCTTTTCGTATCGGATCGCGAGTTCAGGGTTCATATTTCGGATCCAGCTGAGATCGATGCCGCCAAAACGGCCCTGAAAATATTCACCGATCCGATCGCCGGAGATAATCCGATCAGGGAGTTCGTGCTCGATGAGCCCGAACCGGGATTACTCAGGCTCACGCTGACAGGTGAGGGCATGAAACTGCGGAACTCGATGGCGATGGTTCCCTCAATGGAGACCGTCAGGCTCCGGGCCAGCGAAAGCGATTCCGAACCGATCGTGCAGCAGCAAGGTGATGACCGCATCCTGCTCCAGGTGCCGGGCCTGCGGGACCCGCAAAGGCTGAAGGAAATTCTCGGCCGGTCCGGCAGGCTGACATTTCAGATGATCGATACGTCCTGGCCGATTGAGGATGCGCTCAAGAACCGGCCGCCGCGAGGGTCTTCGGTGCTGTTTTCACAAGACGAGCCGCCAGTTCCTTATCTGGTCGAAGATCGCGTCATTGTTTCCGGCGACAACATCGTCGATGCACGGGCGACATACAACGCGGCCATGGATGCGCCTGTCGTTTCGTTCCGGTTCGATGCCAAGGGTACTGCGCGTTTCGGGGAGGCGACCTCGCAGAATGTCGGCAAGCCGTTTGCCATGATCCTCGACAATCAGGTGCTTTCGGCCCCTATCATCCGTGAGCCGATCCTTGGCGGTTCCGGCCAGATATCGGGCAACTTCACCAAGGAGAGCGCGGATGATCTTGCTTTGATTCTGCGTTCCGGTCCGATGGCGGCATCGCTGAAAATAGTCGAGGTACGCACGATAGCGCCCGGCGGCGTTCAGAATTAG
- a CDS encoding ATP-binding protein, whose product MTDTGLDALNKKLDRLIEAVSRLARPPMPQTDLAVADCFVWQADPGFLEPVHKVNRVDIGLIRGVDRVRDILVDNTERFASGYAANNVLLWGARGMGKSSLVKAVHAAVNASDKLDRPLKLIEIHREDIDTLPKLMGLLKAAPYRFILFCDDLSFDHDDTSYKSLKAALEGGVEGRPANVIFYATSNRRHLLPRDMIDNERSTAINPSEAVEEKVSLSDRFGLWLGFHKCSQDEYLDMIDGYVRHHGLTIDPDTLRAEALEWATTRGSRSGRVAWQFTQDLAGRLGRPLKD is encoded by the coding sequence ATGACCGACACCGGCCTGGATGCCTTGAACAAGAAGCTCGACCGCCTGATCGAGGCGGTCTCCCGCCTCGCCCGGCCGCCGATGCCGCAGACCGACCTTGCGGTGGCCGACTGCTTCGTCTGGCAGGCCGATCCCGGCTTTCTGGAACCGGTGCACAAGGTCAACCGCGTCGACATCGGCCTGATCCGCGGTGTCGACCGCGTCCGCGACATCCTAGTCGACAACACCGAGCGCTTCGCCTCCGGCTACGCGGCCAACAACGTGCTTTTGTGGGGCGCCCGTGGCATGGGCAAATCGTCGCTGGTCAAGGCCGTGCATGCCGCAGTCAACGCTTCGGACAAGCTCGACCGTCCACTCAAGCTGATCGAGATCCATCGCGAGGACATCGACACGCTGCCGAAGCTGATGGGGCTGCTGAAGGCCGCGCCCTATCGCTTCATCCTGTTTTGCGACGACCTCTCCTTCGACCATGACGACACTTCCTACAAGTCTCTCAAGGCGGCGCTCGAAGGCGGCGTCGAGGGCCGGCCGGCCAATGTGATCTTCTATGCCACCTCCAACCGGCGGCATCTGTTGCCGCGCGATATGATCGACAATGAGCGCTCGACCGCGATCAATCCGTCCGAAGCGGTAGAGGAAAAAGTCTCGCTCTCCGACCGCTTCGGGCTCTGGCTCGGCTTCCACAAATGCTCGCAGGACGAATATCTCGACATGATCGACGGCTATGTCCGTCATCATGGCCTGACCATCGATCCCGACACGCTGCGCGCCGAGGCGCTGGAATGGGCGACGACGCGCGGCAGCCGCTCCGGCCGCGTCGCCTGGCAGTTCACGCAGGACCTCGCCGGGCGGCTCGGCAGACCGCTCAAGGATTGA